Proteins from one Bombyx mori chromosome 1, ASM3026992v2 genomic window:
- the LOC119628955 gene encoding uncharacterized protein LOC119628955: protein MEKNEVRAVIKYLCIKKLTTQDIHCDLEATLGESAPPYSTVARWASQFRVGRTSTEDEIFGSSIDLRNTHKKKERETSKGRAVSSRQCTRAQAVAIAAIQQAGFELVDHPPYSLGLVPSNFYLFPKLKEYLRGNRYEDDNEVMDAIESFLQDQDRTLFLRSRSLAKALESVCRETRGLCRKRKY, encoded by the exons ATGGAGAAAAACGAAGTGCGAGCCGTTATTAAATACCTCTGTATAAAAAAGTTAACGACCCAAGATATTCATTGCGATTTGGAGGCAACATTAGGAGAGTCGGCTCCGCCGTATTCAACTGTCGCAAGGTGGGCTTCTCAATTTCGAGTAGGGAGAACGAGCACGGAAGACGAAATCTTTGGGTCGTCCATCGAC TTGAGAAATACCCATAAAAAAAAGGAGAGGGAAACTTCGAAGGGGCGTGCTGTTTCATCACGACAATGCACCCGTGCACAGGCAGTTGCAATAGCTGCCATTCAGCAAGCTGGCTTCGAATTGGTTGACCATCCCCCTTATTCACTAGGTCTGGTGCCTAGCAATTTTTACCTATTCCCCAAATTGAAAGAATACTTAAGGGGAAACAGGTACGAAGATGATAACGAAGTGATGGATGCCATAGAGAGCTTTTTGCAGGATCAAGACAGAACTCTTTTTTTAAGGAGTCGAAGCCTTGCAAAAGCGCTGGAATCGGTGTGTAGAGAGACTCGGGGACTATGTAGAAAAAGAAAGTATTAA
- the LOC101746951 gene encoding uncharacterized protein LOC101746951 isoform X1: MSIKHLIIKALCVTLCLGSMSSSEESARDFIEHVLRIPNPDRVLNSVLGRLERNRQALAKEARLDNSDCQDSETVVLPEYTESIQPSREKELRHVTTQKHYPICHLERKIKKLNTDEYEYRPAYYEEVRCTMATSEDLGVTNEICSSLGFSCVQWNKTIHLTRRRYSSDCWETRTLVIPAGCECMWPVYRLGDMKLHV; this comes from the exons GCGTTATGTGTAACTTTATGTCTCGGGTCGATGAGCAGCAGTGAAGAGTCAGCCAGAGACTTCATAGAACATGTTCTCCGTATCCCGAATCCTGACAGAGTCCTCAATTCAGTTCTTGGAAGGCTTGAGAGAAACAGACAAGCATTAGCTAAGGAAGCACGTCTCGACAACAGCGATTGTCAAGACTCTGAGACTgtg GTTTTGCCTGAGTATACTGAATCAATACAGCCTTCGAGAGAAAAGGAATTGAGGCATGTGACTACGCAg AAACATTACCCAATCTGCCATCTCGAGAGGAAGATAAAAAAGTTGAATACCGACGAATACGAATATCGACCCGCCTACTACGAAGAAGTTCGATGCACAATGGCTACAAGTGAAGATCTCGGAGTAACGAATGAG ATTTGTTCGAGTCTCGGCTTTTCTTGCGTTCAATGGAATAAGACCATACATTTGACAAGGAGGCGGTATTCCAg TGATTGTTGGGAGACTAGGACGCTGGTGATACCTGCTGGATGCGAATGTATGTGGCCCGTATACAGACTGGGCGACATGAAGTTACACGTGTAA
- the LOC101746951 gene encoding uncharacterized protein LOC101746951 isoform X3, with protein sequence MSSSEESARDFIEHVLRIPNPDRVLNSVLGRLERNRQALAKEARLDNSDCQDSETVVLPEYTESIQPSREKELRHVTTQKHYPICHLERKIKKLNTDEYEYRPAYYEEVRCTMATSEDLGVTNEICSSLGFSCVQWNKTIHLTRRRYSSDCWETRTLVIPAGCECMWPVYRLGDMKLHV encoded by the exons ATGAGCAGCAGTGAAGAGTCAGCCAGAGACTTCATAGAACATGTTCTCCGTATCCCGAATCCTGACAGAGTCCTCAATTCAGTTCTTGGAAGGCTTGAGAGAAACAGACAAGCATTAGCTAAGGAAGCACGTCTCGACAACAGCGATTGTCAAGACTCTGAGACTgtg GTTTTGCCTGAGTATACTGAATCAATACAGCCTTCGAGAGAAAAGGAATTGAGGCATGTGACTACGCAg AAACATTACCCAATCTGCCATCTCGAGAGGAAGATAAAAAAGTTGAATACCGACGAATACGAATATCGACCCGCCTACTACGAAGAAGTTCGATGCACAATGGCTACAAGTGAAGATCTCGGAGTAACGAATGAG ATTTGTTCGAGTCTCGGCTTTTCTTGCGTTCAATGGAATAAGACCATACATTTGACAAGGAGGCGGTATTCCAg TGATTGTTGGGAGACTAGGACGCTGGTGATACCTGCTGGATGCGAATGTATGTGGCCCGTATACAGACTGGGCGACATGAAGTTACACGTGTAA